A region of the Pseudomonas sp. A34-9 genome:
CTGACACCCGCCCTTCTGCACCAGGTACTCAAGCGTTTTCTGGAAAGTCACGAAGGTTTATCCAACCGTGCTTACCTGAATATTCACACCGATCTGCTGATTAAAAGGCCTGCGTTAGTCAGTCCATTGGCTGGCTGGAAATCCTATCCAACGAGAATTTCGGCAAGCCTGAAAAGCAATATGTTCCACGTGGAACTGAAAATTGAAGTGCCCTACTCTTCCACTTGCCCTTGCTCCGCGGCTTTGGCGCGGCAGTTGATCCAGCAACAATTCATCAACGACTTCGCCAACAAAGGCCTTCAGCACGCCGACGTTCTGGCTTGGTTAGGCTCGACACACGGCATCGTTGCCACGCCTCACAGTCAGCGCAGCACCGCGCAACTGCATCTACATCTCGACGAGTTCATAGATGAGCTCCCATTGAGCGTGATCATCAATGACGCCGAAGCGGCCCTTGGCACCGCCGTACAGACCGCAGTGAAACGCGCGGACGAACAAGCCTTCGCCCTCGCCAACGGCCAGAACCTGATGTTCTGTGAAGACGCAGCGCGCCGTCTAAATCTGGCACTGCGTCGCACCCCGGGAGTCCGTGCATTCCATCTGCGAGTGATTCACGCCGAAAGCCTGCACGCCCATGACGCCATCGCCGAAAGCCACTGGCAGCGTGAGCAAGCATGATCCGCTGCCAATCGCTGAGTTGGGGCGCGCCCGGCCAACCACTGACTGCGCCACTGAGCCTCGAGCTCGACAGCGGCAGCCTGACGGCAATCATCGGCGCCAACGGCTGTGGCAAAAGCAGCCTGCTGAAAGTGATCGCCGGGCTGCAAAAACCATTGGCCGGCAATGTCGGCCTGAGTGTTCCACGTCAAAGCGGATTGTCCTTCCTGCCCCAGCAACAACATCTGGA
Encoded here:
- the folE2 gene encoding GTP cyclohydrolase FolE2, with translation MNSLSLPDIAAQATRQVLPLEWVGMHGIALPVLLEGQHLSAKADAGVNLDDGEARGIHMSRLYLALEALEHERLTPALLHQVLKRFLESHEGLSNRAYLNIHTDLLIKRPALVSPLAGWKSYPTRISASLKSNMFHVELKIEVPYSSTCPCSAALARQLIQQQFINDFANKGLQHADVLAWLGSTHGIVATPHSQRSTAQLHLHLDEFIDELPLSVIINDAEAALGTAVQTAVKRADEQAFALANGQNLMFCEDAARRLNLALRRTPGVRAFHLRVIHAESLHAHDAIAESHWQREQA